The DNA segment TTTAATTTTCTTTTTTACACTTGGAAATGTCCTTAGTAGTGTGCCAAATACATTAAGTACTTTTCCAGATCTCCTTTCCATGGTGCCTATTCCAGTTCTGCTTTATTTCTTTTTAAAGAATTCAGGTAAATCAGTCGAAAGAATAAGCGTCAAAGATGGGATTTTTTTAGGAAAGGAGGTTGTCAAAAATGCAGCATTTATATTTGCCATTTTCACCTTCATATATAGTTTATTCTATTATAATGGTTCTCCATTGGTAATGGCCACAGTTTCTTTCGTAATGGCATTAGTCGGCACTTGGGTTGTCAGTATTATATCTATTGCAATCTGTTCGTGGCTTATCCGAACAGGCTACGCATAAATTAAAGCATGCCCCTCTAGTTAATGATAATAGATAAAGAAACTCCCATGGAGTTCGTTACATTAGTTCGGTTGCCAGAATTGCTTGCTTCAAAATATCACCGCTCAACTAACTAAAGAAGTGAAGTATTCAGGGATCTCGGTTTCGAAAGTCATTCTCTCTTTTGTAACCGGGTGGTTTATTGAAAGTGTTGCGGCATGAAGGCAGAGTCGCTTAATCCCTTTTTCTTTCTTTCCGTACATTTTATCGCCCACAACGGGATGTCCGGTTTCGGCAAAATGGACACGAATTTGGTTTTTACGACCTGTTAAAAGGTTCACCTCTATCAAACTGTACTCATCTGATTCCTTTAAAACGTTGTATTCCGTTTTTGAAAGTTTTCCGTCTTCTGAATCTTTTCCCACGGAATATACCCGATGAATCGAATTCTGAGCAAGGTAGGAGCTTAATATCCCTTCCTTTTTTCTAAGGTGGCCATTTATAACCGTGTAATAGGTCTTGGTGGCTTTCTTCCAATTATCCTGAAGGAATTTTCTGGATTGCTCGCTTTTAGCCAGAACCAGAATCCCCGAGGTGTCTTTGTCGAGTCGGTGTACTATAAAGACTCTCTTTCTGGATTTTGGATTCCCTTTTCGAACATAGTCGCCAAGCAAAAATTCAACGGTATTATCCTTTTCTTTGTCGTTGGGAACAGTAAGCAAGCCATGTGTTTTTTCTATGACTATGATGTCATAATCTTCATACAAAATGGTAATGCCTTTGGGGTGATACCTTTTCGGGGATCCTTTAAATTTTTTTCTCTTTTCTTTCATGTTTAAGGGTAGCAAATTTTGAGATGGGAAAAAGTTCTAACCACTGAATAATTTACTACTAAACAGCTTGCCGGTTAAAGGCGGTGTGTTTAGGTTGTTGAGGTAGCAAAGTTTTCACAACCAGGTGACGGAAGCCACTCATAGTATCTTTGCAGTAGGAGCCTCCCCTAACAAGCGTTTACATCCTTTTTTGAACGCTGATCACTGCTTACAAGTTGATGTTATCAAGTTATTAAACGATAACAACAAGTTTATATCAGCCTTTTAGAAATATGGGATGGAAAAAGACATTAATTATTTCTGTAGGAATATTGATTGGAGCAGCAGCTCTAATTGCACTAATTTTTTCTACAGAACCTGAAGCTTCGCGATCCGGAGCGACTAAACAAACAGCCATGCTGGTGAATGTGGTAGAAGTGGAACAGGGTGACTTCATACCTTCTATTACAGCTACCGGCACCGTAATTCCGTCGCAAGATATCGTTCTGGGTTCGCGGGTGAGCGGGGAAATATTAAGCTTATCAGAAAAGTTCTCGCCCGGAAGCTATGTTAGAAAGGGTGAAGTCCTGCTAAGCATTGATCCTTCTGATTATGAGAATAATCTTCAGCAAGCTAAAAGTGAATTAAGTCAGGCTCAGGCAGATTTAAAGCTGGAGATGGGTCTTCAGCAGGCAGCCAAAAGAGAATATGAGCTTTTAGATGATACCCTCGCTCCCGAAAATAAAGCATTGGTTTTACGAGAGCCTCAGCTTGAAACTGCAAAAGCTCAGGTAGAAGCAGCTGAATCATCCTACAAACAAGCTGAATTGGACTTGCAGCGAACTACAATTAAAGCTCCTTTCGATGCCTACATATTAAATCGGAATGTAAATATCGGTTCTTTGGTAAGTCCGGGACAAGATTTAGGAAGGTTGGTTGGGGTCGATCATTATTGGGTTGAAACAACGGTTCCCATATCAAAGCTACGGTGGCTATCATTTGATGAGAACAGCACCGGATCGGATGTAATAATCAGAAACCGAACTGCTTGGGATGAAGATGAATCCAGAACCGGAACGCTTTATCGGCAATTAGGCTCCTTAGAAAATCAAACCCGGATGGCTCGAGTTTTAGTTGAAGTTGCTGATCCAATTTCAATTCAGAATCAAAATGCTGATAAGCCGAAGCTGATTATTGGCTCATTTGTAGAAACGAATATTCAAACCAAGCCACTGGAGAATGTGGTTAGGCTAAATCGAGACTACCTCAGGTCTGATGAAACCGCGTGGGTAAAACAGGGAGATTCATTAAGCATCAGAAATCTGGAAATTGAATTTCAGGATGCGGTATATGCTTATATCACCGCTGGACTCGAAGGTGGCGAAGAAGTTATCACCACAAACTTGAGTTCGGTGACAGAAGGAGCTGCTTTACGACTGGAGAACTCATCAAATAGTGGTAGTGAATAATGAGTGATTCAAGCCAAAATACAGAGGGATTATTTTCGGGTATAATCGAATATATGGCGAAAAAGCCTATCGCCGCCAATTTGCTGATGATCATTTTATTGGGAGGCGGAATTTGGACAATGTTCAATATTCAGAAGGAAGTCTTTCCCCAGTATGCGCTGGATATTGTGGAAGTCAGTGTGGTTTATCCCGGAGCAGCTCCCGCTGAAGTTGAGCAGGGTATTTTGCGTCCTGTTGAAGAAGCAATCCGTGGCGTGCAGGGGATTAAAGAAATTACCTCTACAGCTGAGGAAGGTTCAGGAAATATCTCTATAGAATTGGTTACTGGTGCTGAGCGGATGAAAACGTTTCAGGATATTGATCAGGCTGTAAACCGAATTAACACCTTCCCTGACGACATTGAGGAACCCCAAGTTCGCCTTCAATCTAATCAGCGAGAAGTGATAGAAATAGGGCTTTATGGAGAAGCCGACATCTGGACCTTGCGTAAACTGGCAGAACAGCTGCGGGACCAACTATTGAGTACAGAGGGAATTACACAGGTAGAACTCGGCAACGTCCCTGATTATGTAACGCACATTGAGATTCCCCGCCAAAAATTGCTAGAGTATAACCTGACGCTGGGACAAATAGCAGATATTGTGGCTCAGTCAAGTATTGATGTTCCGGCCGGCGCAGTAGAAACGACGGGCGGTGAAATTCTGCTTCGCATGCAAGACCGTAAGCAATGGGCAGATGAATTTAGCCAGATTGAAATCATTTCATCAGCTGAAGGTGGCACGGTAACGCTGGGGGAACTTGCACAAATCCGAGATGGATTTGAGGAAATTGGCTTACCTTCTCAATTCAATAGAAATACGTCGATTGAAATACAGGTTTATAGAATTGGAAATCAGTCGCCACTGGATATAGAAGAAAAAGTATTGGGTGTTATCGAAGAAGCCAAAGCCGGATTTCCTCCGGGAGTTGACTACAGAATAGATGGAAATACCGCCCAGGATTATAGAGAGCGACTGGGGCTTTTAACAGAAAATGGCTTGCTCGCGATAGTGATTGTACTGGTAATTTTGGCACTGTTTCTGGAATATCGCCTGGCTTTTTGGGTGATGATGGGGATGACCATTTCTTTTGTAGGGGCCATTCTATTCCTTCCGCTCATCGGCCTGAGTATTAATATGATTTCAATGTTTGGATTCCTTGTTGTTCTCGGGATTGTCGTGGATGACGCCATCGTAGTTGGTGAAAACGTGTATGAGTATCGTCAAAGGGGAATGAGTAACATCGAGGCAGCCATTGCCGGTGCAAAAGATGTGAGTAAACCTGTTACCTTCAGCATAATAACGAATGTTATAGCCTTTGTGCCGCTGCTTTTCATTCCGGGGGTAACAGGTAAGTATTGGTGGCCTCTGCCCGCTGTAGTGATTGTGGTTTTACTTGTTTCACTATTCGAAGCGTTGTTCATTCTTCCTGCGCATCTGGGTCACAGTCCAAAGAAGAATCCATTTCAGATGACTAAAAAGCTGGAAGGCTGGCAACAGGCATTTTCCAAGAAATTTCAGCATTTCATTGATGCCTACTATCGTCAATTTTTAGACAGCTGCCTTCGAAACCGGTATATTTCATTAAGCACAGCTATTGCATTGCTACTCGTGATTGGCGGCTATGGATATAGTGATCACATGGGGATGGTGCTGATGCCGGAACAGCCCGCTGATGAGATTGAAGCAGGTGTTGGTCTTCCGGTAGGAACGACAAATGAACAAGCCGCTTTGGTAGCCGAGGATGTGACGAATGCCACTTACAGGATGTTCGAGGAGTATAATCTTTTTGAAGAAGCTGAGGGAATTAAAACCAATGTTCGGGGGCAGAGTTTCATTGACGTTGAAATTGTGATGAAACCTCCGGCAGAAAGAAGTATGAGTACGCAGGAAGTTATCGAGCTTTGGCGAGATAACATCGGGGATATTCCGGGTGTCGATCAAATTAACTTTGAGGCTGAAGCAGGTCCGGGTGGATATCTTCCGGATATCAGCGTTGATTTGAGTCATTCGGATATCGATGTACTGGAAGCTGCAAGCCAGGCTTTTGTTGAGCGGGTTGAGTCATTTGATGCTACCCGAGACGTAGGGGATAACTATAATCGAGGCAAAAAGCAGTATGACTTTAAGTTGTTGCCTGAGGGTCGAAAGCTTGGTCTAACTTCCGCTGAAGTCGGTGAGCAGGTTCGGAATGCATTTTTCGGGGCTTTGGCGAAGAGACAGCTTCGCGGAACCAATGAAGTTGAGGTTCGGGTTAAACTTCCTCTCGAAGAACGAAGAGAT comes from the Balneola sp. genome and includes:
- a CDS encoding RNA pseudouridine synthase, translated to MKEKRKKFKGSPKRYHPKGITILYEDYDIIVIEKTHGLLTVPNDKEKDNTVEFLLGDYVRKGNPKSRKRVFIVHRLDKDTSGILVLAKSEQSRKFLQDNWKKATKTYYTVINGHLRKKEGILSSYLAQNSIHRVYSVGKDSEDGKLSKTEYNVLKESDEYSLIEVNLLTGRKNQIRVHFAETGHPVVGDKMYGKKEKGIKRLCLHAATLSINHPVTKERMTFETEIPEYFTSLVS
- a CDS encoding multidrug transporter, whose amino-acid sequence is MSDSSQNTEGLFSGIIEYMAKKPIAANLLMIILLGGGIWTMFNIQKEVFPQYALDIVEVSVVYPGAAPAEVEQGILRPVEEAIRGVQGIKEITSTAEEGSGNISIELVTGAERMKTFQDIDQAVNRINTFPDDIEEPQVRLQSNQREVIEIGLYGEADIWTLRKLAEQLRDQLLSTEGITQVELGNVPDYVTHIEIPRQKLLEYNLTLGQIADIVAQSSIDVPAGAVETTGGEILLRMQDRKQWADEFSQIEIISSAEGGTVTLGELAQIRDGFEEIGLPSQFNRNTSIEIQVYRIGNQSPLDIEEKVLGVIEEAKAGFPPGVDYRIDGNTAQDYRERLGLLTENGLLAIVIVLVILALFLEYRLAFWVMMGMTISFVGAILFLPLIGLSINMISMFGFLVVLGIVVDDAIVVGENVYEYRQRGMSNIEAAIAGAKDVSKPVTFSIITNVIAFVPLLFIPGVTGKYWWPLPAVVIVVLLVSLFEALFILPAHLGHSPKKNPFQMTKKLEGWQQAFSKKFQHFIDAYYRQFLDSCLRNRYISLSTAIALLLVIGGYGYSDHMGMVLMPEQPADEIEAGVGLPVGTTNEQAALVAEDVTNATYRMFEEYNLFEEAEGIKTNVRGQSFIDVEIVMKPPAERSMSTQEVIELWRDNIGDIPGVDQINFEAEAGPGGYLPDISVDLSHSDIDVLEAASQAFVERVESFDATRDVGDNYNRGKKQYDFKLLPEGRKLGLTSAEVGEQVRNAFFGALAKRQLRGTNEVEVRVKLPLEERRDIYNLEELVIQTDDGTEVPLMDVVELKKGEAFTSINRRDGRRVVSVSMDAEPSNAVGRVLESIQAEVLPELRQEFPGITWSFEGSQAEMRESTQALWGGFALALMIIYALLAIAFNSYAQPLIVMGAIPFGIVGAVIGHILLGYDLSLVSLMGVIALSGVVLNDSLIMIDFANKKRKDHSAFDAIHEAGLRRFRPILLTTLTTFGGLTPIILETSIQATQLIPMAISLGFGIVFATAIILVLVPCLYMILEDVILVFKKEILVSSEPQVAGE
- a CDS encoding efflux transporter periplasmic adaptor subunit produces the protein MGWKKTLIISVGILIGAAALIALIFSTEPEASRSGATKQTAMLVNVVEVEQGDFIPSITATGTVIPSQDIVLGSRVSGEILSLSEKFSPGSYVRKGEVLLSIDPSDYENNLQQAKSELSQAQADLKLEMGLQQAAKREYELLDDTLAPENKALVLREPQLETAKAQVEAAESSYKQAELDLQRTTIKAPFDAYILNRNVNIGSLVSPGQDLGRLVGVDHYWVETTVPISKLRWLSFDENSTGSDVIIRNRTAWDEDESRTGTLYRQLGSLENQTRMARVLVEVADPISIQNQNADKPKLIIGSFVETNIQTKPLENVVRLNRDYLRSDETAWVKQGDSLSIRNLEIEFQDAVYAYITAGLEGGEEVITTNLSSVTEGAALRLENSSNSGSE